A window from Culex pipiens pallens isolate TS chromosome 3, TS_CPP_V2, whole genome shotgun sequence encodes these proteins:
- the LOC120430042 gene encoding intraflagellar transport protein 88 homolog, whose protein sequence is MASNFDDDIYGGFSGVTNKLFNYDAKEDKAFQNAIKTSSYGKKTSTPKYFWNGEKLGSADGTATMARPSTAIRPVGYSSQNSKLFDPLNQAAKKIVVMESKKEETPEQRYKNMETKIYALLEESIIASTGAKPDMSAGLAKAKEASSLDRTLLRMRDQDGGTYTHNFDLTFFVLFNLANVYAKNEMYIEALNTYTLMTKNKMFPNVNRLKINMGNIYFQLGLYTKAIKMYRMALDQVPSNQKELRLKITHNIGILFIKMGQYSDAATSFEFIMSEKGDLKTGLHLILCYYALGDVEKIKHAFQLLLDIQVDYLEDEKVFQTNSTPSYEYINEMIKSDELHAYEQKIRHLAEKNILISANLISTIIDDYFNDGYSWCVETIKNSYFSSLAVDLELKKAVIYLKQDDIQQAIDTLKYFEKKESNIAINAAINLSFIHILKKDITTAESYADTAKKIDSYCPAAFINSGVCSMMKEDLETAKLMFMNALDIDSTSFEALYNIGLIFKKLGDHNNSLLYFRKIISNLGHEQHPEVLYQIASLYDLLGDVGTALEYYLQLLSLVQQDNKIIQKIGELYETDGERQQAYHYHHESYRIYPIDSSVINWLCSHYIELQVVEKAIGFYEKAVLKNPQDPYYLLRIAGCYRRIGNQQKSLSLFKMIHEIYPENADCLRALIHLNQQQGNNELVEKYGAELQKLEKQKEVRQRIGTGRPPTTAGGSRISSGEHGARSGGMDSYQPPGTASGSGSGFGTANKSADVSPDYNAFSNAYGYADPLGPAQERPRTGIRRNLTVEDDSDEEINPYDLLPV, encoded by the exons ATGGCCAGCAACTTTGACGACGACATTTACGGCGGCTTCTCCGGCGTCACGAACAAACTGTTCAACTACGACGCCAAGGAGGACAAGGCGTTCCAGAACGCGATCAAGACGTCCAGCTACGGCAAGAAGACGTCAACGCCGAAGTATTTCTGG AACGGGGAAAAGCTGGGCTCCGCGGATGGTACGGCCACGATGGCGCGGCCATCGACGGCGATCCGTCCAGTTGGGTATTCTTCGCAGAACAGCAAGCTGTTTGACCCGTTGAACCAGGCGGCCAAGAAGATCGTGGTTATGGAGAGCAAAAAGGAGGAAACGCCGGAGCAGCGGTACAAGAACATGGAGACGAAGATCTACGCGCTGTTGGAGGAATCGATCATCGCTAGTACGGGAGCTAAGCCGGATATGTCGGCGGGGTTGGCGAAGGCCAAGGAAGCTTCTTCGCTGGATCGAACGCTGCTCAGGATGAGAGACCAAGATGGCGGGACGTACACGCATAACTTTGATctgactttttttgttttgtttaatctGGCCAATGTTTATGCGAAGAATGAGATGTACATTGAGGCGTTGAACACCTACACGTTGATGACCAAGAATAAGATGTTTCCGAACGTGAACCGGTTGAAGATCAACATGGGTAACATATACTTCCAGCTCGGGCTGTACACGAAAGCGATCAAGATGTACCGCATGGCGTTGGACCAAGTTCCGAGCAATCAGAAGGAGCTGCGCTTGAAGATCACCCACAACATCGGGATCTTGTTCATCAAGATGGGACAGTATTCGGACGCTGCAACCAGCTTTGAGTTTATAATGTCCGAGAAGGGTGACCTTAAGACGGGGCTGCACTTGATCTTGTGTTACTACGCGCTTGGAGATGTCGAGAAGATCAAGCACGCGTTCCAGCTGTTGCTGGACATCCAGGTGGACTATCTGGAGGACGAAAAGGTGTTTCAAACTAAT TCGACCCCCTCCTACGAGTACATCAACGAGATGATCAAGTCCGACGAGCTGCACGCGTACGAACAAAAGATCCGCCACCTGGCGGAGAAGAACATTCTCATCTCGGCGAACCTCATCTCGACGATCATCGACGACTACTTCAACGACGGGTACAGCTGGTGCGTGGAGACGATCAAGAACTCGTACTTTTCCTCGCTGGCGGTGGATCTGGAGCTGAAGAAGGCGGTTATCTATCTGAAACAGGACGACATACAGCAAGCGATCGACACGCTCAAGTACTTTGAGAAGAAGGAGTCCAACATCGCGATCAACGCGGCGATCAATTTGAGCTTCATTCACATTTTG AAAAAGGACATCACCACTGCTGAATCGTACGCCGACACGGCCAAAAAGATCGACAGCTACTGCCCGGCGGCGTTCATCAACAGCGGCGTCTGCAGCATGATGAAGGAAGATCTCGAAACTGCGAAGTTGATGTTCATGAACGCCCTGGACATCGATTCAACCTCCTTCGAAGCGCTCTACAACATTGGGCTGATCTTCAAGAAGCTTGGCGATCACAACAACTCGTTGCTGTACTTTCGCAAGATTATCTCGAACCTCGGTCACGAACAGCATCCGGAGGTTTTGTACCAAATCGCAAGTCTGTACGATCTGCTCGGTGACGTTGGAACCGCACTGGAGTACTACCTGCAGCTGCTCAGTCTGGTTCAGCAGGACAACAAGATCATCCAGAAGATCGGCGAGCTGTACGAAACGGACGGTGAACGCCAGCAGGCCTACCACTACCACCACGAGTCGTACCGCATCTACCCGATCGACTCGAGCGTGATCAACTGGCTCTGCTCGCACTACATCGAGCTGCAGGTCGTCGAGAAGGCCATCGGTTTCTACGAGAAGGCGGTCCTCAAGAACCCCCAGGATCCGTACTACCTACTGCGAATCGCCGGTTGCTACCGTCGCATCGGCAACCAGCAAAAGTCGCTGAGCCTGTTCAAGATGATCCACGAGATCTACCCGGAGAACGCCGACTGTCTGCGGGCGTTGATCCACCTGAACCAACAGCAAGGTAACAACGAGCTGGTCGAAAAGTACGGCGCAGAACTTCAAAAGCTCGAGAAGCAAAAGGAGGTCCGTCAACGGATTGGGACCGGGCGACCTCCGACGACGGCGGGTGGGTCGAGGATCTCCAGTGGAGAGCACGGCGCGCGTTCCGGGGGGATGGACAGCTATCAACCGCCGGGGACGGCGTCCGGGTCGGGGTCGGGCTTTGGGACGGCGAACAAGAGCGCCGATGTGTCTCCGGATTATAATGCGTTCTCGAATGCTTACGGCTATGCGGATCCGCTGGGGCCGGCGCAGGAGAGGCCGCGGACCGGGATTAGGAGGAATTTAACGGTGGAGGATGACTCGGATGAGGAGATCAATCCGTACGATTTATTGCCGGTTTAA